A genome region from Mycolicibacterium litorale includes the following:
- a CDS encoding universal stress protein yields MAVATAAPSHVLAATDLSAPAAVAVTRAARLAGEHGAELTALHVLEAGTRADLTEIARAAVHTQLGAMVGADTAAVTVRRGRAAVEITDEAAQRRADLVVIGAGGQRRLTEIFLGTTTENVVRMSPAAVLIAKRPVEGPYRRVILAVDTTPDSADAARFGCALTPTAEHIAVHACTVVGESLMRMSGVGDDQLDELRDVTVEQERELVSRLSETLTPRPREVVVTPGDPPTRLAELSRSRSVDLIVVGTGARSPVSYAFLGSVAQHVMREARCDVLVVPAHTEDTLR; encoded by the coding sequence ATGGCCGTGGCGACCGCAGCGCCGAGTCATGTCCTCGCGGCGACGGATCTGTCCGCACCCGCCGCGGTGGCGGTCACCCGGGCAGCCCGACTGGCCGGTGAGCACGGCGCCGAACTGACCGCCCTGCACGTACTCGAGGCCGGGACGAGGGCCGACCTCACCGAAATTGCGCGCGCCGCGGTCCACACTCAGCTCGGCGCAATGGTCGGCGCCGACACCGCCGCTGTCACGGTCCGCCGCGGAAGGGCGGCGGTCGAGATCACCGACGAAGCGGCCCAGCGCCGGGCCGATCTGGTGGTGATCGGCGCCGGCGGCCAGCGCCGCCTCACCGAGATCTTCCTCGGCACCACCACCGAGAACGTGGTGCGGATGTCCCCGGCAGCGGTGCTGATCGCGAAACGGCCCGTCGAGGGGCCGTATCGCCGGGTCATCCTGGCGGTCGACACCACGCCGGACTCGGCCGACGCGGCGCGGTTCGGCTGCGCGCTCACCCCCACCGCCGAGCACATCGCGGTGCACGCCTGCACCGTCGTCGGCGAGAGCCTGATGCGCATGTCCGGTGTGGGCGACGATCAGCTCGACGAGCTGCGCGATGTCACCGTCGAGCAAGAGCGCGAACTGGTTTCGCGGTTGAGCGAGACGCTGACGCCGCGCCCGCGAGAAGTCGTCGTCACGCCCGGGGACCCGCCGACTCGACTGGCCGAGCTCAGCCGGTCCCGTTCGGTCGACCTCATCGTCGTCGGCACGGGCGCGCGATCGCCGGTGTCGTATGCGTTCCTGGGCAGCGTCGCGCAGCACGTCATGCGGGAGGCGCGATGCGACGTGCTGGTGGTGCCGGCTCACACCGAGGACACGCTCCGATGA